TGGACCGACCTTGACCACGCAGTGGTTGAAGACCTTTCGTCACTCGGTCGGGCTGCTGGGGACGCGGCAATTCGGCACGTTGTGGTTCGCCAGCCTGCTTTCGAGCATTGGGACATGGGCTCAGCAGGTGGCGGAACCGTGGCTCCTGGTGACTCTGGGCGCCTCGCCATTTCTGATCGGTCTTGACTCCTTCGTCGTGGACGCACCCGCCTGGCTGCTCACGATCTGGGGAGGGCGGCTCGCCGACCGCGCGGATCGTCGTACCGTGATTGCCGCCTTCCAATCAGTTCAGATGCTCTGTCCGCTGGCGATCATCCTTCTGTTGATCACCCACCGAATTGACGCATGGATGGTCATCGTGCTCTCGCTGATCGTCGGAATTACCGACGCGCTCTCCATGCCCTCGTTTCAGTCCATCGCGCCGTCGATCCTGACACGCGATCAGGTTGGGAACGGCCTGGCGC
Above is a genomic segment from Vicinamibacterales bacterium containing:
- a CDS encoding MFS transporter, which gives rise to MTTQWLKTFRHSVGLLGTRQFGTLWFASLLSSIGTWAQQVAEPWLLVTLGASPFLIGLDSFVVDAPAWLLTIWGGRLADRADRRTVIAAFQSVQMLCPLAIILLLITHRIDAWMVIVLSLIVGITDALSMPSFQSIAPSILTRDQVGNGLALNSTQFNLSRILGPALAGALISSVGLVACFAVNVASYVPFIGVALWLLPRRALVSS